In the genome of Takifugu rubripes chromosome 18, fTakRub1.2, whole genome shotgun sequence, one region contains:
- the LOC101064199 gene encoding leucine-rich repeat-containing protein 4-like, with protein MSLLGRVAVHRARKAALLCVVFLMARAWSSASLALAGAAVSQGPQGCPPQCSCSNQQGKVVCTRRGLTRVPPGIPANTRHLNLMENAIEAVQADSFRHLHHLEVLQLGRNAIRQIEVGAFNGLTSLNTLELFDNRLTVVPSGAFEYLSKLRELWLRSNPIESIPSYAFNRVPSLMRLDLGELRKLEYISEGAFEGLENLKYLNLGMCNIKGDLPNLSPLKGLEELEISENQFPEIKPGFFKGLRSLKKLWMMNSQITVTERNAFDGLSSLVELNLAHNNLSAVPHDLFSPLKYLVELHLHHNPWSCGCEAVWLAQWLREYIPTNSTCCGRCVSPASMRGRQLVDVDRGEGAAVQCSAPYIGDAPRDLNISAGRVAELRCRTAPMSSVRWLLPNGTILTHASGHPRISVLNDGTLNFSNVLAADTGTYTCMVSNAAGNSNASAYLNVSAAELNTSNLSYFTTVTVEVMGPTTEMPKAKSTTTTAAPGSGVAGGGGIGLGTTTTTASPSVFQPVFISTPTVLLQSTDSPLGAAKPSVAPGPQGATSKPGRSGPSLDEVMKTTKIIIGCFVAVTLLAAVMLIAFYKLRKRHQQRSTVAAARTVEIIQVDEEDLPPPASASQETALTLPEIRDHNNTYKPTPHGAKWTENNVGNSLPRTLPSTITAMAEPFVIKTHGKEKVQETQI; from the coding sequence ATGAGTCTCCTGGGGCGGGTAGCTGTGCATCGTGCCAGGAAAGCCGCCCTGCTTTGTGTAGTCTTCTTGATGGCGCGAGCATGGAGCAGCGCCTCCTTGGCCTTGGCGGGGGCGGCGGTGTCTCAGGGACCCCAGGGCTGTCCACCGCAGTGTTCCTGTAGTAATCAGCAGGGGAAGGTGGTGTGCACCAGACGAGGACTCACCCGCGTGCCCCCTGGCATCCCTGCCAACACGCGACACCTCAATCTGATGGAAAACGCCATTGAGGCGGTGCAGGCTGACTCCTTCCGGCATCTGCACCACCTTGAGGTGCTCCAGCTGGGGCGAAATGCCATACGGCAGATTGAGGTGGGCGCGTTTAATGGACTCACCAGCCTCAACACGTTGGAGTTGTTTGACAACCGGCTGACAGTGGTGCCCAGTGGGGCCTTTGAGTACCTTTCCAAATTAAGAGAACTATGGCTGAGGAGCAACCCCATTGAAAGTATCCCCTCTTATGCCTTCAACCGGGTGCCGTCCCTCATGCGACTGGACTTGGGAGAGTTACGGAAACTGGAATACATCTCCGAAGGAGCTTTTGAGGGCCTGGAAAACCTTAAGTACCTCAACTTGGGCATGTGCAACATAAAAGGTGACCTGCCTAACCTGAGTCCTCTCAAGggtctggaggagctggagatttCCGAAAATCAGTTCCCAGAGATAAAGCCAGGCTTCTTCAAAGGCCTGCGCTCTTTGAAGAAGCTGTGGATGATGAACTCGCAAATAACAGTGACTGAGCGCAACGCATTTGACGGCCTGTCTTCACTGGTGGAACTCAACCTTGCCCATAACAATCTGAGCGCGGTGCCACATGATCTCTTCTCCCCGCTAAAGTACCTGGTGGAACTCCATCTCCATCACAACCCTTGGAGCTGTGGCTGTGAAGCTGTATGGTTAGCACAGTGGCTACGGGAGTACATCCCAACGAATTCGACTTGCTGCGGACGCTGCGTTTCGCCAGCCAGCATGAGGGGTCGACAGCTGGTGGACGTGGACAGAGGCGAGGGCGCTGCAGTCCAGTGTTCGGCACCTTACATTGGAGACGCACCAAGGGACCTGAACATCTCTGCGGGACGGGTGGCGGAGCTTCGTTGTCGCACGGCCCCGATGTCTTCAGTGCGCTGGCTTCTACCCAACGGGACCATCTTGACCCACGCTTCTGGCCATCCGAGAATATCCGTACTCAATGACGGTACCCTTAATTTCTCCAATGTCCTGGCAGCAGACACGGGAACCTACACTTGCATGGTGTCCAATGCAGCTGGGAACTCCAATGCCTCAGCCTACCTCAATGTGAGCGCAGCTGAGCTTAATACGTCCAACCTGAGTTATTTTACCACAGTAACTGTTGAGGTGATGGGGCCGACGAccgaaatgcccaaagccaaaTCCACCACGAccacagctgctccaggttctggtgtagctgggggaggagggatAGGCCTAGGGACGACCACCACGACAGCCTCCCCTTCGGTCTTTCAGCCAGTATTTATTTCCACACCAACTGTGTTGCTGCAAAGCACCGACAGTCCGCTGGGTGCAGCCAAGCCATCGGTGGCACCAGGACCCCAAGGTGCCACTAGCAAACCAGGAAGGTCGGGCCCCAGTCTTGATGAAGTGATGAAGACCACTAAGATAATAATAggatgctttgtggcagtgacGTTACTGGCTGCCGTCATGCTTATTGCTTTCTACAAATTGAGAAAGCGACACCAGCAGAGGAGCACGGTGGCAGCCGCCCGAACTGTGGAGATTATCCAGGTGGATGAGGAAGATCTCCCGCCTCCTGCATCAGCATCTCAAGAGACCGCGCTCACGTTGCCTGAGATCCGGGACCATAACAAC